A single genomic interval of Mangifera indica cultivar Alphonso unplaced genomic scaffold, CATAS_Mindica_2.1 Un_0010, whole genome shotgun sequence harbors:
- the LOC123205603 gene encoding cyclin-dependent kinase F-4-like, producing MENFQAIQPVGEGAYGEVWKAFDQRSGEVVAIKKLRRSYYSWKDCMNLREVKSLSKMKHPNIVKLQEVIKQHDSLYFVFEYMETNLNRIIRQRKSFFTNLEVRSWCFQILLGLNHMHQKGYFHRDLKPENLLVSENVMKIADFGMVKEIDSEPSYTKYVTTRWYRAPEVILKSSNYNSKVDMWAVGAIMAEMYALHPIFPGKDAADQMFKICRVLGSPTQETWPEGLVLARSLGYQFPELPGVNLSKFMPSASEDAISFISWLCSWDPLKRPTAAQALQHPFFRNNGFWAPVSFLGAPPGFEVPRRAMKMENKVSDFDKVIGPWKLQCAGRLKPHLMMKTGVGLQC from the coding sequence ATGGAGAATTTTCAGGCCATTCAGCCTGTTGGTGAGGGGGCTTATGGGGAAGTTTGGAAAGCTTTTGATCAGCGCTCGGGTGAGGTAGTTGCCATCAAGAAGTTACGAAGAAGTTATTATTCTTGGAAGGACTGCATGAATCTTAGAGAAGTAAAATCACTAAGCAAGATGAAGCATCCCAACATTGTCAAGCTTCAAGAAGTTATTAAACAACATGATTCTTTATACTTTGTCTTTGAGTACATGGAAACCAATCTTAATCGGATTATTCGTCAAAGGAAGTCTTTCTTCACAAACCTTGAGGTGAGAAGCTGGTGTTTTCAAATTCTTCTGGGTCTCAACCACATGCACCAGAAAGGTTATTTCCATCGTGACTTAAAGCCTGAAAACCTGCTTGTTTCTGAGAACGTAATGAAGATCGCTGATTTCGGGATGGTAAAGGAGATAGATTCTGAGCCATCGTACACTAAGTATGTTACAACTCGCTGGTATCGAGCACCTGAAGTGATATTAAAGTCTAGCAATTATAACAGCAAAGTTGATATGTGGGCTGTGGGTGCAATAATGGCTGAGATGTACGCATTGCATCCTATCTTTCCTGGAAAAGATGCAGCTGATCAGATGTTCAAGATTTGCAGAGTTTTAGGTTCTCCAACTCAGGAGACTTGGCCAGAAGGATTAGTTTTGGCAAGAAGTTTAGGCTATCAATTTCCAGAGTTACCGGGAGTTAACTTGTCAAAGTTCATGCCATCTGCAAGTGAGGATGCTATCAGTTTCATTTCATGGCTTTGTTCTTGGGATCCTTTAAAGAGGCCAACAGCTGCCCAAGCTTTACAGCATCCTTTCTTCAGGAATAATGGCTTCTGGGCTCCTGTTTCTTTTCTTGGTGCACCTCCAGGATTTGAAGTGCCAAGGAGAGCAATGAAGATGGAAAATAAGGTTTCAGATTTTGACAAAGTCATTGGTCCTTGGAAGTTGCAGTGTGCTGGGCGCCTGAAGCCACATCTTATGATGAAGACAGGAGTAGGATTGCAATGCTGA